In Mesorhizobium sp. 113-3-3, a genomic segment contains:
- a CDS encoding LacI family DNA-binding transcriptional regulator, with protein MKATVSDIARNCGLSTATVDRVLNNRPGASAANRQRVMEAAKQLGYLPVADQVTLPSRPANLEFFLPIGSNAFMQDLARHIEDYASRLPLVASCRIHSLAGISPNALQSAVENLSLRANGVGVIAIDHPRTRNILRDIVEAGIRLVTLVSDIPAAPRSAYVGIDNRVAGRTAALLMGRFLGGREGHLAMVVGSRSYRGHEEREMGFRSVLGEEFPNLTVTSAVEINDEPDASYAETMKALHNEPELLGIYCVGAGRSGVARAILEARPNRKPVFICHDLTKETRGYLVDDLADVVIDQNARLIAEQSVIRLLGSIASSAPYLTRKFIEPRLIFRENVPVQ; from the coding sequence ATGAAGGCCACCGTCTCCGATATCGCCAGGAATTGCGGGCTCTCGACCGCGACGGTCGACAGGGTGCTCAACAACAGGCCCGGCGCCAGCGCCGCCAACCGGCAGCGCGTGATGGAGGCCGCCAAGCAGCTCGGCTATTTGCCGGTCGCCGACCAGGTGACGCTTCCATCCAGACCCGCAAACCTCGAATTCTTCCTGCCGATCGGCAGCAACGCCTTCATGCAGGATCTGGCAAGGCACATCGAGGACTATGCATCGCGCCTGCCGCTGGTCGCCTCCTGCCGGATCCATAGCCTCGCCGGCATCTCACCGAACGCGCTGCAGAGCGCGGTGGAAAACCTGTCGCTGAGGGCCAATGGCGTCGGCGTCATCGCCATCGACCATCCGCGAACCCGCAACATCCTGCGCGACATCGTCGAGGCCGGCATCCGCCTGGTGACGCTGGTGTCCGACATTCCGGCCGCTCCCCGCTCGGCCTATGTCGGCATCGACAACCGGGTGGCGGGGCGAACGGCGGCGCTTTTGATGGGTCGTTTCCTCGGCGGCCGCGAAGGCCATCTGGCGATGGTCGTCGGCTCGCGCTCCTATCGCGGCCATGAGGAGCGTGAGATGGGTTTTCGGTCAGTGCTCGGCGAAGAGTTTCCCAACCTCACCGTGACCAGCGCCGTCGAGATCAATGACGAGCCGGATGCCAGCTACGCCGAGACCATGAAGGCGTTGCACAACGAACCCGAACTGCTCGGCATTTATTGCGTCGGGGCCGGGCGCTCCGGCGTCGCGAGAGCCATCCTGGAAGCCAGGCCCAACCGCAAGCCGGTGTTCATCTGCCACGACCTGACGAAGGAGACACGCGGCTACCTCGTCGACGACCTCGCCGACGTCGTCATCGACCAGAACGCTAGGCTGATCGCCGAACAGTCGGTCATCCGCCTGCTCGGCTCCATCGCCTCATCGGCGCCCTATC
- a CDS encoding ATP-binding cassette domain-containing protein: MAEPLIRMQNIRKSYGRVQALEDANFHVNEREIVGLLGDNGAGKSTLIKVLSGAVPLTSGDIFIRGKKVTLRSTSDAIAQGIETIYQDSALVTQLSIARNLFLGREPIKPPRFLNRMDQEAMNNVARDLLKQVGISKNIPPTTPIGSLSGGERQAVAIARAMHFDSDLIILDEPTNNLGVAETQGVLSFVRSARDSGHSCIFIAHNIHHVFQVVDRIVVMRRGKVVADDIDPKKTTVTEVERIITGMSDKEIREAIADGKPSH; this comes from the coding sequence ATGGCCGAGCCATTGATCCGCATGCAGAACATCCGCAAGTCCTACGGCCGCGTGCAGGCGTTGGAGGATGCCAATTTCCATGTCAACGAGCGCGAGATCGTCGGCCTGCTCGGCGACAATGGCGCCGGCAAGTCGACGCTGATCAAGGTCCTGTCGGGCGCGGTGCCGCTGACCAGCGGCGACATCTTTATCCGCGGCAAGAAGGTCACCTTGCGCAGCACCAGCGACGCCATCGCGCAGGGCATCGAAACGATCTACCAGGATTCCGCGCTGGTCACGCAACTGTCGATCGCCCGCAATCTGTTCCTCGGACGCGAGCCGATCAAGCCGCCGCGTTTCCTCAACCGCATGGACCAGGAGGCGATGAACAATGTCGCCCGCGACCTGCTCAAACAGGTCGGCATCTCGAAGAACATTCCGCCGACGACGCCAATCGGCTCGCTGTCAGGCGGCGAGCGCCAGGCGGTGGCGATCGCGCGCGCCATGCATTTCGACAGCGACCTGATCATCCTCGACGAGCCGACCAACAATCTCGGCGTCGCCGAGACGCAAGGCGTGCTGAGCTTCGTGCGCAGCGCCCGCGATTCCGGCCATTCCTGCATCTTCATCGCGCACAACATCCATCACGTCTTCCAGGTGGTCGACCGCATCGTCGTCATGCGCCGGGGCAAGGTGGTCGCCGACGACATCGACCCGAAGAAGACAACCGTGACGGAAGTCGAACGGATCATCACCGGCATGTCGGACAAGGAAATCCGCGAGGCCATCGCCGACGGCAAACCGTCGCACTGA